The stretch of DNA GATGGCGGGCCCCCAGGTGCCCACGTAGTCGATGTACTGATTGCCGTCTACATCCCAGATGTAGGCACCCTTGACCCGGTCAAACACAATCGGCTGTCCGCCCACCGATTTGAAGGCTCGTACCGGAGAGCTGACGCCACCAGGCATCAGATTTTGAGCGGCGGTAAAAATTTCCTGTGATTTTGCTGTTTTAAACGGGGCTGTACTGACCAAAGCACGTTCCTCTCAGAGTCGAAAAGCATTCGATGGCCTAGAGTTATGTCATCAACTGTGGCCAAAAGCCCGGTATATCAAGCCTTGCCACGCCCGACCCAAAAGACAGGCTAGGGGCTATAACCCTTGATTTGAGCGTTTAGCAGCTAATTGATGATAGCCCTAGGATTTGGCCATCCGAAGGTTAGCTCTGATCATTATCCTATTGATTGGAGAAGGCGTACTGCCAGATGTTAAGGAATGTAGTGTTAGCGGCGCAGGTGGTGGAGGCGACCGTTCTTGATCTGCACTACGGGGTGGTTGGAGATTCGCACCAGATGCTCGTCGTGGGTGGTGACGATGACGGTAATGCCAATGGAGTTAAGCTTTTTCAGGATTTTGATCACCTGCAGGGAGTTGTCGGCGTCCAGGTTGCCCGTGGGTTCGTCGGCCAGCAGTAGGGGTGGGGTGTTGACCACGGCGCGAGCGATACTCACGCGCTGCTGTTCGCCGCCGGACAGCTCATCGGGGAAGCACTGGGCCTTGCCCTGCAAACCCACCATTTTGAGCGTAGGCAGGGCGTCGTACACCGCCGTGTCGCCGTGGGGGTGGTACTTACCCAGCACCTCCCCCAGGTTGGAGATTCGCACCAGATGCTCGTCGTGGGTGGTGACGATGACGGTAATGCCAATGGAGTTAAGCTTTTTCAGGATTTTGATCACCTGCAGGGAGTTGTCGGCGTCCAGGTTGCCCGTGGGTTCGTCGGCCAGCAGTAGGGGTGGGGTGTTGACCACGGCGCGAGCGATACTCACGCGCTGCTGTTCGCCGCCGGACAGCTCATCGGGGAAGCACTGGGCCTTGCCCTGCAAACCCACCATTTTGAGCGTAGGCCAGAGGCGACGGTGAATTTCTTTGCGGCTAAACCCCTGGGCCCAGAGTACGAAGGCTACGTTCTCGGCTACGGTGCGTTTGGGAATCAGTTTGTAGTCCTGGAACACGACGCCAATGCGCCGCCGCATCATGGCCAGGCGATTGCCGCGCAGGTTTGAGATCGGTTCGTCGGCTACCAGAATGCTGCCACTGGTGGGGCGCTCGTAGCCGTAGAGCAGCTTTAGCAGGGTCGATTTGCCGGATCCCGAAGGGCCGGTGACAAAGAGAAAGTCGCCGGGGTTGACGCTGAGGTTGACGCCCATAAGCGCTTTGCTGCCGTTGCCGTAGGTCTTCTCAACATTGGTCAGCGAAACAATGGGCTGCACGTTGGGGTCGCTGGGAGGGGCCGCGTCGAGTTCCGGGGAGGGGGAGGAACCGATGCTAGGGCGGGCCGGCACCACAAGCTTGAATCGGTCCTGCAGTCGAGCCCTGACCTCCTCTGGCAGGCTGGAGAGCTTGGCATGGTCAGTGGGGCGATGGAGCACAGAAGTCATGGAGCGTCCTAACTGAGGTGGGTTGAGCTAGCTCGGGCATGAGCCTAGCCAAAACGGATCAACTGCGCAGCCAGCGCCAGGGACGGGGCTGACATGGCTTTTGGGTGGCCATTGTACCGGAAAGACCCTGGCTGGCAAAAGGCATATTTGTTTTTTCAATAATCGTCACGTTCTGTTACCTAGGACACGGCGACTGGATGAGGTCGGCTGGCGCGGTCTGGGGGGTTAGGGCTCTGGTCCTAGAAGCGTACCGCAATGTTTGCAAAACTGAGCATCGCCGTCGTGCAGCGTGAGGCCGCAGCCGGGGCAGGGAAGGTGCTGGGACCGAGAAACTTTGCTCAGCTGTCGAATTAGCCTGCTAATTTGGGTGGGGATGAGGGCAATGCCGGTAAGGATCATCATGACGGTGAGCCCCCGACCAGCTTCTGACACTGGGGTGACGTCGCCGTAGCCGACGGTGGTCATGGTGACGACGGCAAAATAAACCGCATCGAGGAAGGTGCCAAAGGTCTCCGGATGGCTGGAACTTTCGACCTGAAAAATCAGGCCGGAGTAGATAAAAATAATCGTGCCCAGGGTCAACAAAATGCGGATCAAGATCAGGCTGTCGGCGCTAGTCACCTGGCCGAACCACAGCCGATTGTTGAAGATATGCACCAGCCGCAAAATGCGTAGCGATCTGAAAAAGCGCAGAAATCGGATGTCAAAAATACCAATCCAGGAGGGCAGGATGGCGATGAAATCGATCAGTCCGTAGAGGCTGAAGGCATAGTGCCAGGGGCGAGGGGCTACCCAAAGTCGGAGGCCGTATTCAAGGGTGAAGGCCAGTACAATCAGCCAGTCGAGGCGGTTTAACCAGCTGTCGAGGGTCGGTGAAATGGGGTAGGTTTTGAGAACAAAAATGACGGCGGACAGAAAAATGAGCAGTACGATCGCGCCGTTAATCAGCCGCCCCGCCAGGGTGTCAGTGGTGTTTAATTCGTTGCGCAGACGATCGCGGAGCTGCCCCCTTTGGCCATCGCGCCAGTCCTTCTGATTTAGCTCTATCGGTTTTTCCACTGTGTTAATGCCCACCCCCAGGATGGTTCTGTGCCCATTACTGGGCTAAGATGACCAAGCAGACCGATTTTTATCTGGCTGCAAATTTTTACTGACCTTGTCTTTGGCCCTGGTTTGGATTTTAAGGTAATCCAAAGGCTAACCTAGCGTTTAAGGTCAGAGATGGGTCTAGGGTAACGTGAGTTTCCCGGATTGACCTAGGGCCGATGATAGCGCTGTGGATGCCACCCTTTGGCCAAACCAGGGGTTAGATTTAGTATCACAGCGGCAATCTGAGCACCCATGGCGATCGCACCCATTTTCACCACTCTCCACGATTTTTCTCCTACCCTGTCAGGTACTTGGCCCCCTCTGCCTGCCCAGCGACCCCTGCTGCTGGTGGGCCACGGCAGCAGGGATGCGGAAGGGCGCGATCGCGTGCTGGAGTTTGCCGCCGCCTACCAGGCTCTAGACACCTCTCGCCCGGTCATCCCCTGTTTTTTGGAGCTGAGTGAGCCCACCATCCAAGACGGCGTAGACCTGTGCGTGGAGAAGGGCTACACCGACATTTCGGTGCTGCCTATTTTGCTGTTTGCGGCCCGCCACAACAAGTTCGACGTCACCAATGAGCTAGACCGCGCCCGCCAGCGCCACCCCCAGGTCACCTTCCACTACGGTCGCCACTTTGGCATTACCCCAGCCATCATTCAGCTGTGGCAGGAGCGCCTGGCCGAACTGGATACCCCCCGGTTTAACCCCGCTGGCATTGCCCGCGAAGACACGGTGCTGCTGTTTGTGGGCCGGGGGGCCAGCGACCCCGACGCCAATGGCGATGTTTACAAGCTGGCCCGCATTGTGTGGGAGGGCAGCCGCTACAAAACCGTAGAAATTTGCTTTATCGGCATTACCCACCCCCGGCTGGAGGAGGGCTTTCGCCGTGCCCGGCTGTACGAGCCCAAGCGCATCATTGTGCTGCCCTACTTTCTCTTCACCGGAGTGCTGATCAAAAAGATTATGGGCATCTGTGAACAGGAGCAGGCAGCCCACCCCGAACAGCTGGTGAGCTACCTGCCGGAGATGGGCTGCCACCCGCAGCTGATGCAGATTTTGCGCGATCGCGAGATCGAAACCCACCTGGGTCAGGTGGCGATGAACTGCGAAATGTGTAAATTCCGTCTCGCTGCCGGGGGTGGCCCCCAGGGGCAAGGGCACAGCCACGACCACGGCCATGCTCACGATCAAGGACATACCCACGACCACGGGCATCATCATGACCACGGGCATCATCATGACCACGGGCATGGACATGGGCATCACCATCACGGCGAGCCTGTCGATCTATTTCCAAAACCTGACGACTACCACCAACGGGCATGGCAAGTTCCCTAGCCCAAAGGGGTTGGGAATGCTAGAAACAGCGCCTGGGCAACGGCCTGGGTGAGGTTTTAGCGTAACCCAGGGAGCAGCTATGTTCAAATCCGTTGGTCGGCACGTGTGCGCCTTTGACTTGGAGTGGGTGCCCGACCCAGTCTCGGGGCGGCGCGTGTACGGTCTGCCCGCCACGCTGTCGGATGCCAAGGTCTTTGAGATAATGTGGGCCAGGGCTGGGGCCACGGCGGAAAAACCTCGGCCCCACCTCAAAACGGCCCTGTGCCGGGTGGTTGCGGTTTCGGCGGTGGTTCGAGAGCAGCAACCCAATGGCGAGATCAACCTGCGGCTGACCACGCTGCCCAGGCAACTCGATGGCCTGATGGATGAAGGCGAACTGATTGCTACGTTCCTGGGGTATCTCGGTCAGCAGCATCCTCAGCTAGTAGGCTTCAATTCGCAGACCGCAGACCTGCCGATTTTGCTTCAGCGCGGGCTCGTCTCAGGCATCACCGCCGCAGACTTTTGCCGTCGGGCCGACAAAGGCTGGGGCAGCGACTACTTCAGCCGTCACGGTGACGCCCACGTTGATTTGAAAAGTGTTCTCAGCGGTTGGGGCCTGGCGACGCCGACTCTGCACGAACTGGCGGCAGCGATGGGTATTCCCGGTCAGGTGGGGCCGGAACCCCACGACGTGGTGGACTGGTGGGTCGAGGGAGATTTGCGATCGATCGTGGTTCAGAGCCAGTACGACGCCCTGAGTACCTACCTAGTGTGGCTGCGGACGGGGCGATTCGCCGGGTTCTTTAGCGAAGCTCAGTATTTGGACGAGGAAGCGCAGGTGCGGGGGCTACTGAGCGATCGCATTGCCCAGGGCGACCATCACCTCACGGCCTATCTCAATCGGTGGGACAGCTTTACCACCCAATCCGCCGCCACCCCAGTTATTTCCCTCGCCACTACCGCTGAGGCGGCAGAACAGGCGGCCTAAGGCCGCATCCAGTACCCTGAAATCAGGGTACTTCTATGACCGACGCAATGCCAGCCGAACCACAAAGGGAACCTGCGATCGCAGTTGAATGTGCGTATTCTGTGGGTTGGAGGGCGTTGCTGAATCAAGGCATGAATCTTTAGCGGCAAAAGTCCTTTCACAGTCTCAAAATCCCCCAACTGCTGGGGGACGTTTGAGACTGTTCGGTCCCCCCACGCATTGGGGGCTAGGGGGGCAAATCATCCCGACAATCAGCAACGCCGGTTCCGCCTTTGATGATCGGTGGCATGGGCACTGGGCTGGCCTGATCCTATATTTTTTCCAACTGCCAGCCCGATCGTCCGTTTTTGCCCTTTTCAGTCGCCTCCCCCTACCCCAGGAGAGGCGGCCGTTTAGAACCCCGCAAGTTTACTCTTCCTCTGCCGAGCCGTCGGTTTCCAGTTCGGGGTCAACCGCAATCACATCCACCACGGTTCTGTCGTCGGGGGCGTCGTCCAGTCCTTCGACCTGGAGGGCTGGGGGTACGACGGCCACGGCTGCGATCGCATCCTCCCCATCCAGACGCTGTAGCCGCACCCCGGTAGCCGGGCGCGACTGAATCGAGATATCGCCAACCCGCTGGCGAATGATGATGCCTCGGTTAGTCACCAGCATCAGCTCGTCGCCCTCGCCCACCACCAGCAGCGCCGCCAGGGCATCGTCGCGCTTGCGGAACTTGATCGATTGCAGCCCCATCCCGGCCCGGTTTTGCAAACGGAACTTAGCCACCGGCACCCGCTTACCCAGCCCCGAGGCTGTGATCACCAGCACCCAGGGGCCGCCCTCGCCGTTGGTGACGGTATCGTCATCGTCATCATTTTCGGCGGCCTGTACCGCCTCCACCACCTGGCTGGGCAGAATGTCCATGCTGATCAGCTCGTCGCCGTCGCGCAGGGCCATGGCCCGCACCCCGCGAGTGGGGCGCCCCAGGGGCCTGAGCTGTTCATCACTGGCTTTGAAGTGAATGGTCATGCCCCGCCGCGAGCCGATCAAAATGCTGTCGGTATTGCGGGCCAGGCGCACCCACTTGAGCTGGTCGCCCTCTTCGAGGGAGATGGCGATCAGGCCGTTGGTGCGAATGTTGCTGAAGGCCGACAGGGCGGTTTTCTTCACGAAGCCGCCCTGGGTCAGCATCACCAGGTACTCCTCGTCGGTGAACTCGCGCACCGCCAGCACCGAGGTAATCGCCTCTTCCTTGGGGATGGGCAGCATCTGCACGAGGGGCATCCCCCGCGAGGCGCGGGAGCCCTCGGCGATCTGGTAGGCCCGCAGGGCGTAGGTGACGCCGCGATCGCTGAAGAACAGCAGGTAGTCGTGGGTGTAGCAGGTGATGAAGTGCTGCACGCCATCGTCTTCCTTCATTTTGGCCCCGGCCTTGCCCCGAGTGGCGCGGCTCTGGGCCTCAAAGGTGGCCACGGGCATGCGTTTGATATAGCCCTGGTCGGTGACCAGAATCACCACCTGCTCGTTGGCGATCAGCGAAATGTCGGTGAGCTCCGCATCGTCCATTTCGATCACGGTGCGACGGGGGTCGTCGTGCCGGGCCTTGAGCTCGCCCAGCTCGGTGGTGATGATGTCGAGAATGCGCTCGCGTCGGGCCAAGATGTCTTGCAGGTCGGCGATCTGGGCCACCAGCTCCTCATGCTCTCTCTGGATCTTGTCGGCCTCCAGGGCGGTGAGGCGGCGCAGCTGCATTTGCAGAATGGCGTCGGCCTGGAGTTCGGAAAGGCCGTAGGTGTCCATCAGCTCCTGCTTGGCGGCGGGGGTGTCGGCGGCTCCGCGAATCAGGGCGATGATGGCGTCGAGGTTGGCCAGGGCAATCAGGTAGCCCTGGAGAATGTGGTCACGCTCCTGGGCCTTGCGCAGCTCGTACTGGGTGCGGCGGGTAATGGTCTCTTCGCGAAACTCGAGAAACACCTCAAGCATGCGCTTGAGGCCGAGCAGCTGTGGTTCGCCGTTGACCAGGGCCAGCATGTTGACGCCGAAGTTGTTTTGCAGCGGCGTCTGTTTGTAGAGGTTGTTGAGCACCACCCGGGGATAGGCGTCGCGCTTTAGCTCGATGACGATGCGCATGCCGTCGCGATCGCTCTCGTCGCGGATATCCGAAATGCCCTCCAGGCGGCGCTCGTTCACCATTTCGGCGATGCGCTCGATCATGCCCGCCTTGTTGGTCTGGTAGGGCAGCTCGGTGATGATGATGGCTTCGCGATCGGGGCGGCCCCGATGCTCGATGGTCTCCATGGTGGCGACGCCGCGCATGGTGACCGAGCCGCGCCCGGTCAGGTAGGCGTCGCGAATGCCGTTGCGGCCCAAAATTTGCCCGCCGGTGGGGAAGTCGGGGCCGGGGATGATCTCCATCAGCTCGGCGGTGGTGATGTCGGGGTTGTTGATCAGGGCGATCACGCCGTCGATCAGCTCGCCGGGGTTGTGGGGGGGAATGTTGGTGGCCATGCCTACGGCAATGCCGGAGGAGCCGTTGAGCAAGAGCTGGGGCAGCCGCGAGGGCAGTACTACGGGCTCCTGCTGGGAGCCGTCGAAGTTGTCGGCAAAATCGACCGTTTCAGACTCGATGTCTTGCAGCAGCGAGTCGCTGGTCAGCGATTGCAGGCGACACTCGGTGTATCGCATCGCCGCCGGGGGGTCGTTGTCGATGGAGCCGAAGTTGCCGTGGCCGTTGATCAGGGGCGATCGCATGGAAAAGTCCTGGGCCATCCGCACCAGGGCGTCGTACACCGCCGTGTCGCCGTGGGGGTGGTACTTACCCAGCACCTCCCCCACCACGCGGGCACACTTGCGGAAGGGGCGATCGGCGGCTAACCCCAGCTCGTGCATGGCGTAGAGAATGCGGCGATGCACCGGCTTGAGCCCGTCCCTGGCATCTGGCAGCGCTCGACCCACAATGACGCTCATGGCGTATTCCAGGTAGGAGCTTTGCATTTCGGCGCGCAGATCGGTGGGGACAATGCGCTCTTCTGGGGTCGCCATAGGCTCAAAAACTCCGAATTTGCGAACAACAAAGCGCTAGTCAGACCCTCGCACCGAGCGGTGCTGAATAGCGCTTGATCACGATGTTTTTTGCGGACTCATGTGAGTTATATTTTAGCACGAATTCCCCGGTTCAAATCGGCGGGCGCTATGGTAGAACCAGGGGCGCGAGAAGCTTGATTTAGCTACCTTTCACTGCCCCAGACGAATCCTTAATTTGTAGTAGTTCACACCCCCTGAGTTTGCTGTGCACCACGCCCTTGACCTGACCGATTTTGCCGTCATCTATTCGCCCGCATTTTTGACCCACGATACGGGCCATTTTCATCCCGAAAATGCGGGGCGATTGACGGCGATTGTGGCGGCCCTGGAGCAGGCTCCCTGGGCCACTCACCTGGACTGGCGCGAACCCACCCCACTCAAGCAGCGACCGGATGTAGACACCCTGATTGCCCAGCTCCACAACCCCCGCTACGTCACCGCCCTGCGGGAAATCGCCCACACCGGCGGCGGCCACATTGACGGCGATACGGTGGTATCCGAGGAAAGTTACGCCGTGGCGCGGCTAGCGGTGAGCGCCTGGCTCGATGGGGTTGATTATGTTTTAGAAACGGGGCATTCGGTCTTCGTGCTGGCCCGGCCCCCAGGGCACCACGCGGTACGCGATCGCGGCATGGGCTTTTGCTTATTCGCCAACGCGGCGATCGCCGCCCACTACGCCCTCGAACAACCCGGCATCGACCGCGTCGCCATCCTCGACTGGGATGTGCACCACGGCAACGGCACCCAGGCTCTGGTGGAGGGGAATGCTGCGATCGCCTACTGCTCCCTGCACCAAACGCCCGCCTACCCCGGCACCGGCCAAAGCAGCGAAACGGGTTTTCACGGCAACGTGCTGAACCTGCCCATGGCTCCCGGCAGCAACCGCGCCGACTACCAGGGGCAGTTTGAGCAACGGGTGATTCCCTTTCTCAAGGCCTTCAGTCCCGATCTGCTGATTGTCAGCGCCGGGTACGAC from Leptolyngbya sp. KIOST-1 encodes:
- a CDS encoding ion transporter — protein: MEKPIELNQKDWRDGQRGQLRDRLRNELNTTDTLAGRLINGAIVLLIFLSAVIFVLKTYPISPTLDSWLNRLDWLIVLAFTLEYGLRLWVAPRPWHYAFSLYGLIDFIAILPSWIGIFDIRFLRFFRSLRILRLVHIFNNRLWFGQVTSADSLILIRILLTLGTIIFIYSGLIFQVESSSHPETFGTFLDAVYFAVVTMTTVGYGDVTPVSEAGRGLTVMMILTGIALIPTQISRLIRQLSKVSRSQHLPCPGCGLTLHDGDAQFCKHCGTLLGPEP
- the ftsE gene encoding cell division ATP-binding protein FtsE; the protein is MTSVLHRPTDHAKLSSLPEEVRARLQDRFKLVVPARPSIGSSPSPELDAAPPSDPNVQPIVSLTNVEKTYGNGSKALMGVNLSVNPGDFLFVTGPSGSGKSTLLKLLYGYERPTSGSILVADEPISNLRGNRLAMMRRRIGVVFQDYKLIPKRTVAENVAFVLWAQGFSRKEIHRRLWPTLKMVGLQGKAQCFPDELSGGEQQRVSIARAVVNTPPLLLADEPTGNLDADNSLQVIKILKKLNSIGITVIVTTHDEHLVRISNLGEVLGKYHPHGDTAVYDALPTLKMVGLQGKAQCFPDELSGGEQQRVSIARAVVNTPPLLLADEPTGNLDADNSLQVIKILKKLNSIGITVIVTTHDEHLVRISNHPVVQIKNGRLHHLRR
- a CDS encoding histone deacetylase; the encoded protein is MHHALDLTDFAVIYSPAFLTHDTGHFHPENAGRLTAIVAALEQAPWATHLDWREPTPLKQRPDVDTLIAQLHNPRYVTALREIAHTGGGHIDGDTVVSEESYAVARLAVSAWLDGVDYVLETGHSVFVLARPPGHHAVRDRGMGFCLFANAAIAAHYALEQPGIDRVAILDWDVHHGNGTQALVEGNAAIAYCSLHQTPAYPGTGQSSETGFHGNVLNLPMAPGSNRADYQGQFEQRVIPFLKAFSPDLLIVSAGYDANAADPLANINLHPKDYGLFTQQCLTVTDKILFGLEGGYDYEALSQSVLATIAARLGV
- the gyrA gene encoding DNA gyrase subunit A gives rise to the protein MATPEERIVPTDLRAEMQSSYLEYAMSVIVGRALPDARDGLKPVHRRILYAMHELGLAADRPFRKCARVVGEVLGKYHPHGDTAVYDALVRMAQDFSMRSPLINGHGNFGSIDNDPPAAMRYTECRLQSLTSDSLLQDIESETVDFADNFDGSQQEPVVLPSRLPQLLLNGSSGIAVGMATNIPPHNPGELIDGVIALINNPDITTAELMEIIPGPDFPTGGQILGRNGIRDAYLTGRGSVTMRGVATMETIEHRGRPDREAIIITELPYQTNKAGMIERIAEMVNERRLEGISDIRDESDRDGMRIVIELKRDAYPRVVLNNLYKQTPLQNNFGVNMLALVNGEPQLLGLKRMLEVFLEFREETITRRTQYELRKAQERDHILQGYLIALANLDAIIALIRGAADTPAAKQELMDTYGLSELQADAILQMQLRRLTALEADKIQREHEELVAQIADLQDILARRERILDIITTELGELKARHDDPRRTVIEMDDAELTDISLIANEQVVILVTDQGYIKRMPVATFEAQSRATRGKAGAKMKEDDGVQHFITCYTHDYLLFFSDRGVTYALRAYQIAEGSRASRGMPLVQMLPIPKEEAITSVLAVREFTDEEYLVMLTQGGFVKKTALSAFSNIRTNGLIAISLEEGDQLKWVRLARNTDSILIGSRRGMTIHFKASDEQLRPLGRPTRGVRAMALRDGDELISMDILPSQVVEAVQAAENDDDDDTVTNGEGGPWVLVITASGLGKRVPVAKFRLQNRAGMGLQSIKFRKRDDALAALLVVGEGDELMLVTNRGIIIRQRVGDISIQSRPATGVRLQRLDGEDAIAAVAVVPPALQVEGLDDAPDDRTVVDVIAVDPELETDGSAEEE
- a CDS encoding sirohydrochlorin chelatase, with the protein product MAIAPIFTTLHDFSPTLSGTWPPLPAQRPLLLVGHGSRDAEGRDRVLEFAAAYQALDTSRPVIPCFLELSEPTIQDGVDLCVEKGYTDISVLPILLFAARHNKFDVTNELDRARQRHPQVTFHYGRHFGITPAIIQLWQERLAELDTPRFNPAGIAREDTVLLFVGRGASDPDANGDVYKLARIVWEGSRYKTVEICFIGITHPRLEEGFRRARLYEPKRIIVLPYFLFTGVLIKKIMGICEQEQAAHPEQLVSYLPEMGCHPQLMQILRDREIETHLGQVAMNCEMCKFRLAAGGGPQGQGHSHDHGHAHDQGHTHDHGHHHDHGHHHDHGHGHGHHHHGEPVDLFPKPDDYHQRAWQVP